One segment of Natranaeroarchaeum aerophilus DNA contains the following:
- a CDS encoding DUF5781 family protein, producing the protein MELNVQGGAPAAPFLGAQDLFETEHDLDRPVEVYVRESPDERTWTGHHEDHHVLNISAQAATSTMARELALHELSHMLRHEEGHASHVQSTEEILFLALAGKTVERRTLTHCYQIANHMKDIYADDITLSVGPADKLVTFFESKLAAALADQPATAPPARDMEFDGQHEPARRLTAASDPEMTVVNAAFALALLERHNLLAPDHRLYDLAEAATRDAPAIDLDGFKRRFKQLQDDPDPSDYRKHLVDATRAYATGTEQAAD; encoded by the coding sequence ATGGAACTGAACGTACAGGGCGGGGCCCCGGCGGCACCGTTTCTCGGGGCACAGGACCTGTTCGAAACCGAACACGATCTCGATCGCCCGGTCGAGGTGTACGTCCGGGAGAGTCCGGACGAACGGACCTGGACCGGCCACCACGAGGACCACCACGTACTGAACATCTCCGCACAGGCGGCGACCAGTACGATGGCTCGGGAACTCGCCCTCCACGAGCTTTCACATATGCTTCGCCACGAGGAGGGCCACGCCTCACACGTCCAGTCGACCGAGGAGATATTGTTTCTCGCCCTTGCCGGGAAGACGGTCGAGCGACGCACCCTCACTCACTGCTACCAGATCGCTAATCATATGAAGGATATTTACGCCGACGATATCACGCTCTCAGTCGGCCCAGCTGACAAGCTCGTCACCTTCTTCGAGTCAAAACTCGCCGCTGCGCTGGCCGATCAGCCCGCAACCGCCCCACCAGCCCGGGACATGGAGTTCGACGGGCAGCACGAACCGGCTCGACGGCTCACTGCTGCCTCGGATCCCGAAATGACCGTCGTCAACGCCGCCTTCGCGCTCGCCTTGCTGGAGCGTCATAACCTCCTCGCACCGGACCACCGCCTCTACGACCTTGCCGAGGCGGCCACGCGAGACGCGCCCGCCATCGATCTCGACGGGTTCAAACGTCGGTTCAAGCAGCTACAGGACGATCCGGACCCAAGCGACTACCGGAAACATCTCGTCGATGCCACGCGGGCGTACGCGACGGGAACGGAGCAGGCCGCGGACTGA
- a CDS encoding amphi-Trp domain-containing protein, producing MPDTPAEHGPESSDDHEESTEDVEVDTDTDETEIETITEGYFEEEYYLDAEDAGEFLGDLAEQLRSDDEISVSGDDWELPFRFGEPVSLEIEFEGELSRS from the coding sequence ATGCCAGACACTCCCGCGGAGCATGGCCCGGAATCGTCCGACGACCACGAGGAGTCGACCGAGGACGTCGAGGTGGATACCGACACCGACGAGACGGAGATAGAGACGATCACCGAGGGATACTTCGAGGAGGAGTACTACCTCGATGCCGAGGACGCGGGTGAGTTCCTTGGCGATCTGGCCGAACAACTCCGTTCGGACGACGAGATCTCGGTGAGTGGCGACGACTGGGAGCTACCGTTCCGGTTCGGCGAGCCGGTGAGCCTGGAAATCGAGTTCGAGGGGGAACTGAGCCGGAGTTAG
- a CDS encoding phytoene desaturase family protein yields MQSLSGQSVAIVGSGFGGLSAACYLADAGADVTVFEKNEQVGGRASRLERDGFRFDMGPSWYLMPDAFERFFGHFDRDPAEFYELERLDPHYRIFFKEDGEGSLPGATAVEEVPTRSERETGEVIDLVPELETNKQLFESYEPGAGEALERYLDQSSENYRIGMDDFVYTDRSRLRDWLDVDVLRNARGLSLIGSMQDHVENYFEHPKLQQVVQYTLVFLGGSPTNTPALYNLMSHVDFNLGVWYPEGGIGGVVDGMVQLGEELGVEYRTGEAVTEIKGRAGGFRVETEVGGHEVDYVLSDADMPYTEQELLPPQKRQYTEEYWESKTYAPSAFLMYLGVEGDVPELEHHTLVLPTDWDEHFEQIFEEPAWPDDPAYYLCVPSKTDDTVAPEGHSNLFALVPIAPGLDDDEETREWYRELVLDDIAANTGTEIRDRIVVEEIFSVSDFAGRYNSYDGTALGMAHTLTQTALFRPNHRSSEVDGLYFAGSYTNPGIGVPMCLISGEHAATKLIEDYGDATK; encoded by the coding sequence ATGCAATCGCTATCGGGTCAGTCGGTCGCCATCGTCGGCAGCGGATTTGGCGGCCTTTCGGCTGCCTGTTATCTCGCTGATGCCGGGGCTGACGTCACCGTCTTCGAGAAGAACGAGCAAGTTGGTGGCCGCGCGAGCCGGTTAGAGCGGGACGGCTTTCGGTTCGACATGGGACCATCGTGGTATCTGATGCCGGACGCGTTCGAGCGTTTTTTCGGCCACTTCGATCGTGATCCGGCCGAGTTTTACGAGCTCGAACGGCTCGATCCACACTACCGGATCTTCTTCAAAGAGGACGGCGAGGGATCACTGCCGGGTGCGACCGCCGTCGAGGAGGTCCCGACGCGTAGCGAGCGCGAGACTGGCGAAGTCATCGATCTCGTGCCGGAGCTCGAAACGAACAAGCAACTGTTCGAGTCGTACGAACCGGGTGCTGGGGAGGCCCTAGAGCGGTATCTCGATCAGTCTAGCGAGAACTATCGGATCGGGATGGACGATTTCGTCTACACCGATCGGAGCCGGCTTCGGGACTGGCTCGACGTCGACGTCCTGCGTAACGCGCGGGGCCTCTCGCTGATCGGCTCGATGCAGGACCACGTCGAGAACTACTTCGAGCACCCGAAGCTCCAGCAGGTCGTCCAGTACACGCTGGTCTTTCTGGGCGGGTCGCCGACGAACACACCCGCCCTCTACAACCTGATGAGCCACGTCGATTTCAACCTCGGCGTCTGGTATCCCGAGGGGGGAATCGGCGGGGTCGTCGACGGGATGGTACAGCTGGGCGAGGAGCTCGGCGTCGAGTACCGGACCGGTGAGGCGGTGACCGAGATCAAGGGGCGAGCGGGCGGCTTCCGCGTCGAGACCGAGGTCGGCGGCCACGAAGTCGATTACGTCCTCAGCGACGCGGACATGCCCTACACCGAGCAGGAGCTGCTGCCGCCGCAAAAGCGCCAGTATACCGAGGAGTACTGGGAATCGAAGACATACGCTCCCTCCGCCTTCCTCATGTATCTTGGCGTCGAAGGGGACGTTCCTGAGCTGGAACACCACACGCTGGTGTTGCCGACCGACTGGGACGAACATTTCGAGCAGATCTTCGAGGAGCCGGCGTGGCCGGATGACCCCGCGTACTACCTCTGTGTCCCCTCGAAGACCGACGACACTGTTGCGCCGGAGGGCCACAGCAACCTCTTTGCGCTGGTCCCCATCGCACCGGGTCTGGACGACGACGAGGAGACCCGCGAGTGGTATCGCGAGCTCGTGCTCGACGACATCGCCGCGAACACCGGCACCGAAATCAGAGACCGGATCGTCGTCGAGGAGATCTTTTCGGTCTCCGATTTCGCCGGGCGGTACAACAGCTACGATGGCACTGCCCTGGGGATGGCCCACACCCTCACCCAGACGGCGCTGTTCCGCCCGAACCACCGGTCCAGCGAGGTCGATGGGCTCTATTTCGCGGGCTCGTACACCAACCCCGGTATCGGGGTTCCGATGTGTCTGATCAGCGGTGAACACGCGGCGACAAAGCTCATCGAAGATTACGGCGACGCGACTAAGTGA
- a CDS encoding prenyltransferase produces MIPTTTTGGAASQETAGERLRYLFVLSRPRFWLYLAGPVAVGAVYGAATLADLAEPVLLVLFAYFLVPANVFLYGINDVYDAEIDAENPKKDDGGREARWEGQRFVVYAVTVCGALAIPVALLLPRAAWLWIGLFVLLGAEYSAPPARFKTTPVLDSLSNGLYVVPAMAAYATVAGAQPPLLAVAGAWCWAMAMHTFSAIPDIDPDRRAGIRTTATLLGERATYAYCTVVWGLAAVAFGLLDPRLGVVFAVYPMLVAGIGLSSVPVDRAYWWYPTINTIVGAVLTMGKLWQIAPPF; encoded by the coding sequence GTGATTCCGACCACGACGACGGGCGGTGCGGCGAGCCAGGAGACCGCAGGCGAGCGGCTGCGCTACCTGTTCGTGCTCTCGCGACCGCGCTTCTGGCTGTATCTCGCCGGGCCGGTCGCGGTCGGAGCCGTCTACGGCGCAGCCACGCTCGCCGACCTCGCCGAGCCGGTCTTGCTGGTTCTTTTCGCGTACTTTCTCGTGCCGGCGAACGTGTTCCTGTACGGCATCAACGACGTATACGACGCCGAGATCGACGCCGAAAACCCAAAAAAAGACGACGGGGGGCGGGAGGCGCGCTGGGAGGGCCAACGGTTCGTCGTCTACGCTGTTACTGTCTGTGGGGCGCTGGCGATCCCGGTCGCCCTGCTGCTGCCGCGGGCGGCGTGGCTCTGGATCGGGTTGTTTGTGCTGCTCGGTGCGGAGTACAGCGCGCCGCCAGCCAGGTTCAAGACGACCCCTGTGCTCGATTCGCTCTCGAACGGGCTCTACGTCGTTCCCGCGATGGCAGCCTACGCCACAGTTGCAGGGGCGCAACCGCCGCTTCTCGCCGTCGCTGGCGCGTGGTGCTGGGCGATGGCGATGCACACGTTCTCGGCGATTCCGGATATCGATCCGGACCGACGGGCCGGAATCCGGACGACTGCAACGCTCCTGGGAGAGCGGGCGACCTACGCGTACTGTACTGTGGTCTGGGGGCTGGCTGCGGTGGCCTTCGGACTGCTCGACCCACGCCTCGGTGTCGTGTTCGCCGTCTATCCCATGCTCGTCGCCGGGATCGGTCTCTCCTCCGTACCTGTCGACCGCGCGTACTGGTGGTATCCAACGATCAACACGATCGTCGGCGCGGTACTGACGATGGGCAAGCTCTGGCAGATCGCACCACCGTTCTGA
- the cruF gene encoding bisanhydrobacterioruberin hydratase yields MDRRAFEDRLDTLIRNNRVTIAITFPLVGTVLLIGAAEGVIPHWLAFNPLLLLGAVLVMRLPLIGGLAPLVDRRVAAGLGVLVLFSWGIELVGVYTGFPYGEFEYLIDLGPMLFDAVPVALPVFYFPILLNSYLLCALVLGERMQSLPIRFLSVLAVVITMDLVLDPGAVALGFWGWDAGGAYYDVPVQNYIGWMISGTVAVGILTVTFDHDALSRRLERCEYVLDDLISFGLLWGLVNLYFGNPIPVALAAALLVTLFRADWFDFAGLTTTPAHFPIEK; encoded by the coding sequence ATGGATCGACGCGCGTTCGAGGACCGGTTGGATACGCTGATCCGGAACAACCGCGTGACGATCGCGATCACGTTCCCGCTCGTCGGGACCGTACTCCTGATCGGCGCGGCAGAAGGCGTGATCCCTCACTGGCTCGCGTTCAATCCACTCCTGTTGCTCGGGGCGGTGCTGGTGATGCGGCTGCCACTGATCGGCGGGCTCGCCCCGCTGGTCGACCGGCGGGTCGCCGCAGGGCTCGGCGTCCTCGTCCTTTTTAGCTGGGGCATCGAACTCGTCGGCGTCTACACGGGCTTTCCATACGGTGAATTCGAGTATCTGATCGATCTCGGACCGATGCTGTTCGATGCCGTTCCAGTTGCACTGCCGGTCTTTTATTTCCCAATCTTGCTCAACAGCTACCTGCTCTGTGCGCTAGTGCTCGGCGAGCGCATGCAGTCGCTACCGATCCGGTTCCTTTCGGTCCTCGCGGTCGTCATCACGATGGACCTCGTGCTCGATCCCGGTGCAGTCGCGCTCGGCTTCTGGGGCTGGGACGCCGGCGGGGCGTACTACGACGTGCCAGTCCAGAACTACATCGGCTGGATGATCTCGGGGACGGTCGCGGTTGGGATTCTCACTGTAACCTTCGACCACGACGCCCTCTCTCGACGGCTCGAGCGCTGTGAGTACGTCCTCGACGATCTGATCAGCTTCGGACTGTTGTGGGGACTGGTCAACCTCTACTTTGGCAACCCTATCCCGGTCGCGCTCGCCGCGGCACTGCTGGTGACGCTGTTCCGCGCGGACTGGTTCGACTTTGCGGGCCTGACGACGACCCCCGCCCATTTCCCGATCGAAAAGTAG
- a CDS encoding phytoene/squalene synthase family protein, which produces MVDSKQIERTKEIQQRTGRTFHVATRFLPERARHPTYVLYAFFRIADEVVDDAGETPPDEQAEQLESFRRQALGEEPPEGPVLDAFRDIAVEYEISEREINDFIDAMKTDIHKSRYETYDQLEEYMRGSAAAVGVMMTEIMDLDQPDVALPHAVALGEAFQLTNFLRDVREDVVDRDRIYLPIETLEEYDASVSDIENLEFTPEIGRAIQAELARTERLYHEGVAGIKYLPEDCQFPVLLSAVLYADHHRLIRDLGFDTVSNEPELSMARKLWLAAKTRWHWQWNRDPDAVFQRVSTITETDTPQHDPDRPDTTPAQ; this is translated from the coding sequence ATGGTCGATAGCAAACAGATCGAACGTACGAAAGAAATCCAGCAGCGCACCGGGCGGACGTTCCACGTCGCGACCCGTTTTCTCCCCGAGCGTGCGCGCCATCCAACGTACGTACTGTACGCGTTCTTTCGCATCGCAGATGAAGTAGTAGACGATGCCGGAGAAACGCCGCCGGACGAACAGGCAGAGCAGTTGGAATCGTTCCGCAGGCAGGCGCTTGGCGAGGAGCCCCCCGAGGGACCGGTACTCGACGCGTTTCGCGATATTGCGGTCGAGTACGAGATCTCCGAACGCGAGATCAACGACTTCATCGACGCGATGAAGACGGATATCCACAAGAGCCGGTATGAAACATACGACCAGCTCGAGGAGTATATGCGCGGCTCGGCAGCGGCGGTCGGTGTAATGATGACCGAGATTATGGACCTCGACCAGCCCGACGTGGCACTGCCACACGCCGTTGCGCTCGGCGAGGCGTTTCAGCTTACAAACTTCCTCCGGGATGTCCGCGAGGACGTCGTCGACCGGGACCGCATCTATCTCCCCATCGAGACGCTCGAGGAGTACGATGCGTCGGTTAGCGATATCGAAAATCTGGAGTTCACGCCAGAAATCGGACGGGCGATTCAGGCGGAGCTCGCCCGGACGGAACGGCTGTATCACGAGGGCGTTGCCGGCATCAAGTACTTGCCGGAGGACTGTCAGTTCCCCGTCCTGCTGTCGGCGGTGCTGTACGCGGACCACCACCGGTTGATTCGTGATCTCGGCTTCGATACGGTCTCGAACGAACCGGAGTTGAGTATGGCACGAAAGCTCTGGCTGGCGGCCAAGACCCGCTGGCACTGGCAGTGGAACCGGGATCCGGACGCCGTCTTCCAGCGGGTCAGTACGATCACGGAGACGGACACGCCACAGCACGATCCCGATCGGCCGGATACGACACCAGCGCAGTAG
- a CDS encoding NAD(+)/NADH kinase translates to MHLGIVAQRGNERAAELARDLVEILTADDLTVSVDAATGDTLDRPGVDVSEMATCDLVVSIGGDGTFLYAARGAASTPIIGVNLGEVGFLNAIAPADAIEAVTAEVERLRSDGRVASRELPRLQAENGDWSLEPAINEIVFQGPQRGHGMGADFEVRIDGDVYTTGHADGVLVSTPTGSTAYNLSEGGPLVHPGLDAVVVTEMCPTDSMPPLVVDADSTVSVTVSDADDAFVVSDGRTRKQLDPPTTVTVETAGAPVRLAGGSADYFEALKKLE, encoded by the coding sequence ATGCACCTCGGGATCGTCGCCCAGCGGGGGAACGAGCGGGCAGCCGAGCTCGCGCGGGACCTCGTCGAAATCCTCACGGCTGACGATCTCACAGTTTCGGTCGATGCGGCGACCGGCGACACGCTCGACCGTCCCGGCGTCGACGTAAGCGAAATGGCTACGTGCGACCTCGTCGTCTCGATCGGCGGGGACGGGACTTTCCTGTATGCGGCCCGCGGTGCCGCTTCGACGCCAATTATCGGCGTCAACCTCGGTGAAGTCGGCTTTCTGAACGCGATCGCGCCCGCCGACGCGATCGAAGCGGTCACCGCCGAAGTCGAACGGCTTCGGTCGGACGGTCGTGTAGCGTCGCGTGAGTTGCCACGGTTACAGGCCGAAAACGGGGACTGGTCGCTCGAGCCGGCGATCAACGAGATCGTGTTTCAGGGCCCACAGCGCGGCCACGGGATGGGTGCTGATTTCGAGGTCCGGATCGACGGCGACGTGTACACGACCGGCCACGCCGACGGTGTACTCGTGTCGACGCCAACCGGAAGCACCGCGTACAACCTCAGTGAGGGGGGCCCGCTCGTTCATCCGGGGCTCGACGCCGTCGTCGTTACCGAGATGTGTCCGACTGATTCGATGCCTCCGCTGGTTGTCGATGCCGACAGTACGGTGTCCGTGACTGTCTCGGACGCCGACGACGCCTTCGTGGTGAGCGACGGCCGGACACGAAAGCAACTGGACCCACCCACCACCGTCACCGTCGAAACTGCTGGCGCTCCAGTCCGTCTCGCCGGAGGCAGTGCCGATTATTTCGAGGCCCTGAAGAAACTGGAGTGA
- the mptA gene encoding GTP cyclohydrolase MptA, whose product MSEQLPDVQATRPDVTVGLSQVGVTDVEKLVKVARPDKRPIVLMAEFEVFVDLPSWRKGADMSRNMEVIDETLEAATREEVYRVEDVCGDAAERLIEKHEYTSEVTVSMEAELVQREQTPASDKETQSTVDITASATATDEGTREMIGVDVTGMTVCPCSQGMSETRARDKLEELDVDADAVEEFLEDVPQPGHSQRGHAKITIESTGAPEVDLRDLIEVAKESMSGRIYNMAKRPDEDHMTYESHADAKFVEDCVRAMAEGVVEEFPDLADDAVVSMRQSNDESIHQHNAHAERHVEMGQLRSEVQN is encoded by the coding sequence ATGAGTGAACAACTGCCGGACGTCCAGGCTACCCGCCCGGATGTCACCGTCGGCCTGAGTCAGGTCGGCGTTACGGATGTCGAGAAACTCGTCAAGGTCGCCCGCCCCGACAAACGCCCGATCGTACTGATGGCCGAATTCGAGGTGTTCGTCGATCTGCCCTCCTGGCGCAAAGGTGCGGACATGAGCCGGAACATGGAAGTCATCGACGAGACGCTCGAAGCCGCCACCCGTGAAGAGGTTTACCGTGTCGAGGATGTCTGTGGCGACGCTGCGGAACGACTGATCGAGAAACACGAATACACGAGTGAGGTCACTGTCTCGATGGAAGCCGAGCTGGTCCAGCGCGAGCAGACGCCGGCTTCGGACAAGGAGACCCAGAGCACCGTCGATATCACCGCCAGTGCGACGGCAACCGATGAGGGCACCCGCGAGATGATCGGGGTCGATGTCACCGGGATGACGGTCTGTCCCTGCTCGCAGGGGATGTCCGAGACTCGTGCCCGTGACAAACTCGAGGAGCTCGATGTCGACGCCGACGCCGTCGAAGAGTTCCTCGAAGACGTGCCACAGCCGGGCCACTCCCAGCGCGGCCACGCCAAGATCACGATCGAGAGCACGGGAGCACCCGAAGTCGACCTCCGCGATCTGATTGAGGTCGCCAAGGAGTCGATGAGCGGCCGGATCTACAACATGGCGAAACGACCGGACGAGGACCACATGACCTACGAGTCCCACGCCGACGCCAAGTTCGTCGAGGACTGCGTCCGCGCGATGGCCGAGGGTGTCGTCGAGGAGTTCCCCGACCTCGCAGATGACGCGGTCGTCTCGATGCGCCAGTCCAACGACGAATCGATCCACCAGCACAACGCCCACGCCGAACGGCACGTCGAGATGGGTCAGCTGCGATCGGAAGTACAGAACTGA
- a CDS encoding TrmB family transcriptional regulator translates to MPSLRDLGLSEYEARAYRSLLNTGPTTAKELSRVSDVPMGRIYDVLNSIEQYNLVRTQTASRPKKYVAVEPSTALDRLLDDKKRELEEKADQYEEIVDDLSTELHAADPVEEQFWTAAVGAEETADLLVERLSAADERIVVVASDQTSLFDQGDIGTLVAKQLEAAIDRGVEINVLMTPGLVDSLPEDVGKRHRETLSPHPDYEVRVSDDVTGTFNVIDDVEVCIQVPHPLAVNDTFGMIDLKDPEFATNIHDEFLPKWEDAEPLSF, encoded by the coding sequence ATGCCTAGCCTCAGGGATCTCGGCCTATCGGAGTACGAAGCTCGCGCATACCGGTCGCTGCTGAACACGGGTCCCACAACCGCAAAAGAGTTGTCTCGGGTGAGTGACGTGCCGATGGGGCGGATTTACGACGTACTCAACAGTATCGAGCAGTACAATCTCGTCCGAACCCAGACCGCCAGTCGACCGAAAAAGTACGTCGCGGTCGAACCATCGACCGCGCTCGACCGCCTGCTTGACGACAAGAAGCGCGAACTCGAGGAGAAGGCCGACCAGTACGAGGAGATCGTCGACGACCTATCGACCGAACTGCACGCCGCCGACCCCGTCGAAGAACAGTTCTGGACGGCGGCGGTCGGCGCGGAAGAGACTGCCGACCTGCTCGTCGAACGCCTATCGGCGGCCGACGAACGGATCGTCGTCGTCGCCTCCGACCAGACCTCGCTGTTCGATCAGGGCGATATTGGCACGCTCGTCGCGAAACAGCTCGAAGCCGCGATCGACCGGGGCGTCGAGATCAACGTGCTGATGACGCCAGGACTGGTCGATTCACTGCCCGAGGACGTCGGCAAGCGCCACCGCGAGACGCTCTCACCGCATCCCGACTACGAGGTCCGGGTCAGCGACGACGTGACGGGGACGTTCAACGTAATCGACGACGTCGAGGTCTGCATTCAGGTGCCACACCCGCTCGCTGTCAACGACACCTTCGGTATGATCGACCTGAAGGATCCCGAGTTCGCGACCAACATCCACGACGAGTTCCTGCCGAAGTGGGAGGACGCCGAGCCCCTCTCCTTCTAG
- a CDS encoding thioredoxin domain-containing protein — protein MDEHAAQTGVEWHEWGPEPFEIADRADKPILLSLSARWCSWCHEMDHETYGEPRIAANVNDGFVPVRVDVDRHPRVRERYNMGGFPSTVFLTPEGELLTGSGYLGPDGMRQVITSVRKMWDGKGSSAGRVPRAVNGDSPPAGQISEEIERHFLGALHETYDERAGGWGTNAKFPMPRTVEFALKREREQAERTLSAISANLFDEYAGGFFRYAAEGNWADPHYEKLLDTNAALVRAFANAYLYTGKEEYREPAERTIDYLTTTLWTGAAFAGSQSAGEGASYYTLEPTGREDAEAPPVDTTVFADRNALAVDALLTYHAYTDEDRARRYAERALDHLREELIDDGEVLHFIDGDERGERLLLADHAHTLAALVTAHEVIGADTIETAQTVADAAIDELFDESSFRDGPAAGLGLLDRPLRPLDGNVEMADALLDLYAITGNERYRDVTRKTVEAFAGAYDRFGPQVTGFGSVTARLLNDTLTIRIGDAAGSDLHRAALRVGDHEKVVVPDAAGMKDGTAVARRGDRSADPATTPDELEQRVRTLSMA, from the coding sequence ATGGACGAACACGCAGCCCAGACCGGTGTCGAGTGGCACGAGTGGGGGCCGGAGCCGTTCGAGATTGCGGACCGGGCGGACAAGCCAATCTTGCTGTCGCTGTCGGCGAGGTGGTGCTCGTGGTGTCACGAGATGGATCACGAGACGTACGGTGAGCCACGCATCGCCGCAAACGTCAACGACGGCTTCGTACCGGTGCGGGTCGATGTCGATCGCCATCCACGGGTTCGCGAGCGGTACAACATGGGTGGGTTTCCTTCGACGGTCTTTCTGACGCCCGAGGGTGAACTGCTGACCGGGTCGGGCTATCTCGGGCCCGACGGGATGCGTCAGGTAATTACGAGCGTCCGGAAGATGTGGGACGGAAAGGGCAGTTCCGCGGGCCGGGTCCCCCGGGCGGTCAACGGCGATAGCCCACCTGCAGGACAAATAAGCGAGGAGATCGAACGCCACTTTCTCGGTGCACTCCATGAGACCTACGACGAGCGGGCGGGCGGCTGGGGAACGAATGCAAAGTTCCCGATGCCCCGAACCGTCGAGTTCGCGCTCAAACGCGAGCGCGAGCAGGCCGAGCGGACCCTGAGTGCGATCAGCGCGAACCTGTTCGACGAGTACGCCGGTGGCTTCTTCAGATACGCCGCCGAGGGCAACTGGGCGGATCCCCACTACGAGAAGCTACTGGACACGAACGCCGCGCTGGTGCGAGCGTTCGCAAACGCCTATCTCTACACCGGCAAGGAGGAGTACCGCGAGCCCGCAGAGCGCACCATCGACTACCTGACGACGACTCTGTGGACCGGAGCTGCCTTTGCCGGCAGCCAGTCCGCGGGCGAGGGGGCGAGCTACTACACGCTGGAACCCACCGGGCGCGAGGACGCAGAGGCCCCACCGGTCGATACGACAGTCTTCGCCGACCGGAACGCGCTGGCCGTCGACGCGCTCCTGACGTACCACGCCTACACGGACGAAGACCGGGCACGTCGCTATGCGGAGCGAGCGCTCGATCACCTCCGGGAGGAACTGATCGACGACGGAGAGGTGTTACACTTTATTGATGGCGACGAACGCGGCGAACGGCTCCTGCTTGCAGATCACGCGCACACGCTTGCAGCACTCGTGACGGCCCACGAAGTGATTGGAGCTGATACAATTGAGACCGCCCAAACCGTCGCCGATGCGGCCATTGACGAACTGTTCGACGAGTCCTCGTTCCGGGATGGTCCTGCTGCAGGCCTTGGTCTGCTCGACAGGCCGCTCCGCCCGCTCGACGGCAACGTCGAAATGGCCGACGCGTTGCTCGATCTCTATGCCATCACTGGTAACGAACGATATCGTGATGTCACACGGAAAACGGTCGAGGCGTTCGCCGGTGCCTACGACCGGTTCGGTCCCCAAGTAACCGGGTTTGGCTCTGTCACTGCCCGACTCCTGAACGACACGCTGACGATCCGCATCGGTGATGCCGCAGGTTCGGACCTGCACCGCGCCGCACTTCGCGTCGGCGATCACGAGAAAGTCGTGGTGCCGGACGCAGCCGGAATGAAAGACGGTACAGCTGTCGCGCGACGCGGCGACCGATCGGCAGATCCTGCAACGACACCCGATGAGCTCGAGCAGCGCGTTCGGACGCTCTCAATGGCGTAG
- a CDS encoding FxsA family protein: MFKRILALLMLIPLLDSVLLVALGIFWVSWIGGLEIVLLVVLTALIGTLAVHAEGKRTIRKLQRSLRAGDVPTNQLIDGGFLIAAGAFLLTPGLVTDLIGFLLVIPPTRIAIRAVVKKFVIVPYIDKQTGGFATGNVYTFGFPGDTNEGPGPAQAGNPFDIDGGSGGADDSFDTNPRSDGGDDVYDLGDDSYDVEFDESGESPDR, from the coding sequence ATGTTCAAGCGGATTCTGGCCCTGTTGATGCTCATCCCGCTCCTGGACTCGGTGTTGCTGGTCGCACTGGGCATCTTCTGGGTCAGCTGGATCGGCGGGCTCGAGATCGTCCTGCTGGTCGTCTTGACAGCCCTGATCGGTACCCTCGCGGTACACGCCGAAGGTAAGCGAACAATCCGGAAGCTTCAGCGCTCCCTTCGGGCTGGCGACGTCCCGACGAACCAGCTGATCGACGGGGGCTTCCTGATCGCCGCCGGAGCCTTCCTGCTCACGCCGGGACTCGTAACCGACCTTATCGGCTTCCTGCTCGTGATCCCGCCGACACGGATCGCCATCAGAGCCGTGGTCAAGAAGTTCGTCATCGTCCCCTATATCGACAAGCAGACCGGCGGCTTCGCCACCGGAAACGTCTACACCTTCGGGTTCCCCGGGGACACGAACGAAGGGCCAGGCCCAGCACAGGCCGGGAATCCGTTCGACATCGACGGGGGATCGGGTGGCGCTGACGATTCCTTCGATACGAATCCACGGTCCGACGGGGGCGACGACGTATACGACCTCGGCGACGACTCCTACGATGTCGAGTTCGACGAATCCGGAGAGTCGCCGGATCGCTAG
- a CDS encoding DUF7563 family protein produces the protein MLKLVESDESPTCRNCGAHVTEDFRRVFGDEDHVAHRCRECDTSRTSRRPTGASTSALASAVAQMRRKR, from the coding sequence GTGTTGAAGCTCGTCGAGAGCGACGAGTCCCCCACCTGCCGGAACTGTGGCGCCCACGTCACAGAGGACTTCCGGCGCGTGTTCGGTGACGAGGATCACGTCGCCCACCGCTGTCGTGAGTGCGATACCAGCCGCACCAGTCGCAGACCAACAGGGGCATCCACGTCGGCGCTGGCGAGCGCGGTCGCCCAGATGCGCCGGAAACGGTGA